Proteins encoded in a region of the Devosia sp. RR2S18 genome:
- a CDS encoding FAD-binding oxidoreductase, protein MPLLPADIIAQLTSLLGANAVIGEGAQMGTYLNEPRRRFHTPAAAIALPGSVAQVQAIARWANESGVGLIPQGGNTGLVGAQVPLRGDEVIVSLARLDAIRSIDIAAGTMTAEAGVILENAHRAAEAQGAMFPLWLASQGSARVGGVLSSNAGGVNVLAYGNARELTIGVEAVLADGRLYQGLNSLKKDNTGYDLKDLLVGAEGTLGIITAATLKIFPRPEDYETTLVNIAGPEAALELFQLLRERLGGRLNAFEIIPDIGLELQLRHGMLDRDPTAGSSPWYALIEITRMAGTAPGALQAAVETGFERELIANAVFAESLADRTRMWSFREQMSEVQSKEGASIKHDVSVPIAAIPQLIAEGSAAVERLVPGIRPVPFGHMGDGNIHFNFSQPVGADGKTFMAEWDEKVHEAIYEVVLRLGGSVSAEHGIGQLKVALLRQVKDPVALEMMGSIKRALDPRGILNPGKMLG, encoded by the coding sequence GCGAGGGCGCGCAGATGGGCACCTATCTCAACGAGCCGCGCCGCCGCTTCCATACGCCCGCCGCGGCCATCGCCCTCCCAGGCTCGGTTGCCCAAGTGCAGGCGATCGCCCGCTGGGCCAATGAAAGCGGCGTCGGCCTCATTCCCCAGGGCGGCAATACGGGGCTGGTCGGCGCGCAGGTCCCGCTGCGGGGTGACGAGGTCATCGTCAGTCTCGCGCGGCTCGATGCCATCCGTAGCATCGACATCGCTGCGGGCACCATGACGGCCGAGGCCGGCGTGATCCTCGAAAACGCCCACCGTGCCGCCGAAGCGCAAGGCGCAATGTTCCCGCTGTGGCTGGCGTCGCAAGGCTCGGCCCGCGTGGGGGGCGTGCTCTCCTCCAATGCCGGCGGCGTCAACGTCTTGGCCTATGGCAATGCCCGCGAACTCACCATTGGCGTTGAAGCCGTGCTCGCCGACGGCCGGCTCTACCAGGGGCTCAATTCGCTCAAGAAGGACAATACTGGATACGATCTCAAGGATCTCTTGGTTGGCGCCGAAGGCACGCTGGGCATCATTACAGCGGCTACGCTCAAGATCTTCCCCAGGCCCGAGGATTACGAGACCACTCTGGTCAATATCGCGGGCCCGGAAGCCGCGCTCGAGCTCTTCCAGCTCCTGCGCGAGCGCCTTGGCGGCCGCCTCAACGCCTTCGAGATCATTCCGGACATCGGGCTCGAACTCCAGCTGCGCCACGGCATGCTCGATCGCGATCCCACCGCCGGCTCCTCGCCCTGGTACGCCCTAATCGAGATCACCCGGATGGCCGGCACCGCGCCGGGCGCCCTGCAAGCTGCGGTCGAAACCGGCTTCGAGCGCGAGCTGATCGCCAATGCCGTCTTTGCCGAATCGCTGGCCGATCGCACCCGCATGTGGTCCTTCCGCGAGCAGATGAGCGAGGTGCAGTCCAAGGAAGGCGCGTCCATCAAGCACGACGTATCCGTGCCCATCGCCGCCATTCCCCAGCTCATCGCCGAAGGCAGCGCCGCCGTCGAACGGCTTGTTCCCGGCATTCGGCCCGTCCCCTTCGGCCACATGGGCGATGGCAATATCCACTTCAACTTCAGCCAGCCGGTGGGTGCTGACGGCAAGACCTTCATGGCCGAGTGGGACGAGAAAGTGCACGAGGCAATCTATGAGGTCGTCCTGCGCCTGGGCGGCTCGGTATCGGCCGAACATGGGATCGGCCAGCTCAAGGTCGCCCTGCTGCGCCAGGTCAAGGACCCCGTTGCCCTCGAGATGATGGGGTCCATAAAGCGTGCACTCGACCCACGCGGCATCCTCAATCCGGGTAAGATGCTGGGTTGA
- a CDS encoding hemerythrin domain-containing protein, translating into MSPVTFLCRLDAGGTLAHLGAMLDDIQFLDDATRPQPPQLEGLTEAQRAPGQHLKMIHDHLRSNMASLGKLIERASAGTVSPEEISAETGDLAMVTNYRRFGNLCGQHCMIVNTHHSIEDYAIFPALAEQGEAFKAIADRLRAEHVVVHELLERLVAALNTLAADPTRAHFEDAKGVYEALERVLLSHLGYEEDAMGDALGYFGIGV; encoded by the coding sequence TTGAGCCCAGTCACCTTTTTGTGCCGTCTTGATGCTGGCGGCACACTGGCCCATTTAGGCGCCATGCTTGACGATATCCAGTTTCTCGACGACGCCACCCGTCCGCAGCCGCCTCAACTTGAGGGCTTGACCGAAGCGCAGCGCGCGCCGGGACAGCACCTCAAGATGATCCACGATCATCTGCGCAGCAATATGGCCTCCTTAGGCAAGCTGATCGAGCGCGCCTCGGCCGGCACGGTCTCACCCGAAGAGATCTCCGCCGAAACTGGTGACCTCGCCATGGTCACCAATTACCGCCGCTTCGGCAATCTGTGCGGCCAGCACTGCATGATCGTGAACACCCACCATTCCATCGAGGATTATGCAATCTTCCCGGCCCTGGCCGAACAGGGCGAAGCCTTCAAGGCCATTGCCGACCGGCTGCGCGCCGAACATGTGGTGGTGCATGAATTGCTCGAGCGGCTCGTTGCCGCTCTCAACACCCTCGCCGCCGACCCGACCCGCGCCCATTTCGAAGACGCCAAGGGCGTCTATGAGGCGCTTGAGCGCGTGCTCCTCTCCCATCTCGGCTACGAGGAAGACGCCATGGGTGATGCGCTCGGCTATTTCGGCATCGGGGTGTAG
- a CDS encoding SOS response-associated peptidase: protein MCGRYASTLPPEQMAELFKLLNQLEMVPRYNIAPTQPVVAIWEEAARREAHFARWGLVPRWVKDPREFPLLVNARVETMAEKPAFRDALKHGRCIIPASGYYEWHTGPDKKKQPYYITHADGRPMALAGLYATWVGPEGEEIDSIATITVPANQQLSEVHDRMPAILEGDAIEQWLDVRSVSARHANQLALPLEDGALKFHPVSTRVNSARDDDPGLVEPVALEKPEPPQPRKKVAGGGAQMDLF from the coding sequence ATGTGCGGCCGCTATGCGTCCACGCTTCCGCCCGAGCAGATGGCCGAACTGTTCAAGCTGCTCAACCAGCTTGAGATGGTGCCGCGCTACAATATCGCGCCCACTCAGCCGGTCGTCGCCATCTGGGAGGAAGCGGCTCGGCGGGAGGCGCACTTCGCCCGCTGGGGGCTGGTGCCACGTTGGGTGAAGGACCCGCGGGAGTTCCCCTTGCTCGTCAATGCAAGGGTCGAGACCATGGCCGAAAAGCCGGCCTTTCGCGACGCGCTCAAGCATGGTCGCTGCATCATCCCGGCGAGTGGCTATTATGAATGGCACACCGGGCCCGACAAGAAAAAACAGCCCTATTACATCACCCATGCCGATGGCCGGCCCATGGCGCTGGCGGGCCTCTATGCCACCTGGGTGGGGCCTGAGGGCGAAGAGATCGACAGCATCGCCACAATCACCGTACCGGCCAACCAGCAGCTTTCGGAGGTGCATGACCGCATGCCGGCAATCCTGGAGGGCGATGCCATCGAGCAGTGGCTCGATGTGCGCAGCGTCAGCGCCAGGCACGCCAACCAGTTGGCCCTGCCGCTCGAAGATGGAGCGCTCAAGTTCCACCCGGTCTCGACGCGGGTCAATTCAGCCCGAGATGATGATCCGGGTTTGGTCGAGCCGGTGGCCCTGGAGAAGCCGGAGCCGCCGCAGCCGAGAAAGAAGGTGGCGGGCGGCGGCGCGCAGATGGATTTGTTTTAG
- a CDS encoding NUDIX hydrolase, translating into MTDIPNAASVALIRNDKVLLIKRAYAPYQHLWTLPGGRAEPGETIEDCAAREVAEELSIQVRNLRPVLVQSLGRDAEYRLAVFASFDFSGTIRPSHEISDHKWMSRDALPALRTTSRLDDVLAKAFAVLGQS; encoded by the coding sequence GTGACCGACATACCCAACGCTGCGAGCGTCGCGCTCATCCGCAATGACAAGGTGCTCCTGATTAAGCGCGCCTATGCGCCTTACCAGCATCTGTGGACTTTGCCCGGCGGCCGGGCTGAGCCCGGCGAAACCATTGAGGACTGCGCCGCGCGCGAGGTGGCCGAGGAGTTGAGCATTCAGGTGCGCAATTTGCGTCCCGTTCTGGTGCAGTCGCTGGGTCGCGATGCCGAATACCGGCTGGCCGTATTCGCCAGCTTTGACTTCTCGGGAACCATTCGGCCCTCTCACGAGATATCTGACCACAAATGGATGTCGCGCGATGCCCTTCCGGCGCTGCGCACCACCAGCCGCCTCGATGACGTCCTTGCGAAGGCCTTCGCAGTGCTGGGGCAAAGCTGA
- a CDS encoding TIGR02301 family protein yields the protein MRQLKTIAIALAFLCSTSAAWAIDPPYQRQMERLAEIMGSLYFLQPLCESAGQDWRTQMAELIDLDEPDDDRRQRLAGAFNTGYTAYARFHRACTPSAREALTRLLAEAAQTARDIHTRFAE from the coding sequence TTGCGACAGCTAAAGACCATCGCCATTGCCCTGGCCTTCTTGTGCAGCACGAGTGCAGCCTGGGCCATTGACCCGCCCTATCAGCGGCAAATGGAGCGTTTGGCCGAGATCATGGGCAGCCTGTATTTCCTCCAGCCCTTGTGTGAGAGCGCGGGACAGGACTGGCGGACCCAGATGGCCGAGTTGATCGACCTCGACGAACCCGATGACGATCGCCGACAGCGCCTCGCGGGCGCCTTCAACACCGGCTACACCGCCTATGCGCGGTTCCACCGCGCCTGCACCCCGTCGGCGCGTGAGGCCCTGACCCGCCTTTTGGCCGAGGCAGCGCAGACGGCGCGGGACATTCACACACGCTTTGCGGAATAA
- a CDS encoding dihydroorotase has translation MNRAGTRNMAQYDTIFKNATVVNQDGEGLADIAVRDGRIAAIGSVGAAAAEVVDCKGLHILPGVIDTQVHFREPGLTHKEDLESGSLSAVMGGVTGVFEMPNTNPLTTSRETFEAKIAAGTNRMHCDFAFYIGGTHENVGELAELERLPGCAGIKVFMGSSTGSLLVADDNGVEAILRAISRRAAFHSEDEYMLEERKDLRVPGDPSSHPVWRSPEVALSCTERLVGLARKTGKRIHVLHISTGEEIAYLADHKDVASVEVTPHHLTLDETAYERLGTYAQMNPPVRDKAHREAIWGGVASGVADILGSDHAPHTREEKDHPYPASHSGMTGVQTLVPIMLDHVNAGRLSLQRFVDMTSAGPNRLFGIARKGRVAVGYDADFTIVDLKRRETITNDWVKSRAGWTPYDGVTVTGWPVGTIVRGRTVMWQGELVTPSVGQPMRFLEALPAR, from the coding sequence GTGAACCGAGCCGGGACCCGAAACATGGCGCAGTACGACACGATTTTCAAGAACGCCACGGTGGTCAACCAGGACGGCGAGGGATTGGCTGATATCGCGGTGCGCGATGGCCGGATCGCTGCCATTGGGTCGGTGGGAGCGGCCGCTGCTGAAGTGGTGGACTGCAAGGGGCTCCACATCCTGCCCGGGGTCATCGATACGCAGGTGCACTTCCGCGAGCCAGGCCTGACGCACAAGGAAGACCTTGAGTCGGGCTCATTGTCGGCTGTGATGGGCGGTGTGACCGGGGTCTTCGAGATGCCCAACACCAATCCGCTGACGACGAGCCGCGAGACCTTCGAAGCCAAGATTGCGGCCGGCACCAATCGCATGCATTGCGACTTCGCCTTCTATATCGGCGGTACGCATGAGAATGTCGGCGAGTTGGCGGAACTCGAGAGGCTGCCTGGTTGCGCGGGGATCAAGGTCTTCATGGGCTCATCCACCGGCTCGCTGCTGGTGGCGGATGACAATGGCGTGGAAGCCATCCTACGCGCCATTTCCCGGCGTGCCGCCTTTCATTCGGAAGACGAATACATGCTGGAGGAGCGAAAGGATTTGCGGGTGCCGGGCGACCCGTCCAGCCACCCGGTCTGGCGCTCGCCGGAAGTGGCACTGAGCTGCACCGAACGCCTTGTCGGGCTTGCCCGCAAGACCGGTAAGCGCATCCATGTGCTTCATATCTCCACAGGTGAGGAGATCGCCTATCTCGCCGACCACAAGGACGTGGCGAGCGTCGAGGTGACGCCGCATCATTTGACGCTGGATGAAACGGCCTATGAGCGGCTGGGCACCTATGCCCAGATGAACCCGCCGGTCCGTGACAAGGCGCATCGCGAAGCAATCTGGGGCGGGGTGGCCAGCGGCGTCGCCGACATCTTGGGCTCTGACCATGCCCCGCATACCCGCGAGGAAAAGGACCATCCCTATCCGGCCTCGCATTCGGGGATGACTGGCGTTCAGACGCTGGTGCCGATCATGCTGGATCATGTGAATGCAGGTCGGCTGAGCCTGCAGCGCTTTGTCGATATGACCAGTGCTGGCCCCAACCGGCTGTTCGGAATCGCGCGCAAGGGACGGGTTGCTGTCGGGTACGATGCGGATTTCACGATAGTCGATCTCAAGCGACGCGAGACGATTACCAATGACTGGGTCAAGAGCCGTGCCGGCTGGACGCCCTATGATGGGGTGACGGTAACGGGCTGGCCAGTGGGCACGATCGTCCGCGGGCGGACGGTGATGTGGCAGGGGGAACTGGTGACCCCATCCGTTGGGCAGCCGATGCGGTTCCTCGAAGCGCTGCCGGCGCGGTAG
- a CDS encoding YgfZ/GcvT domain-containing protein — MATVLRADRALFRFSGPEAHRLLNDVVTGHIPARADEMAVWWALLSPQGKILAEGLAGWADDALWLDVHQSVADDFFKRMKMYRLRAKVDIADLRESHCVGFSPDAAPGTIAHKDRLGPVQLGWRVVAPAEASAGWVQDDTAYQTTRIAAGIAHQGNDFPANDTFAHDIGMDLADGIDFSKGCYVGQEVVSRMKHRGTARRRPVIVSGVQAPSGTALISGGREAGTIGQVVEGQAIAILRLDRITDPAAVTVSDQAVTLTLPAWATYKFGESVAEE, encoded by the coding sequence ATGGCCACCGTCCTGCGCGCTGACCGTGCTCTCTTCCGCTTTTCCGGTCCCGAAGCCCACCGACTCCTCAACGACGTGGTGACGGGCCATATTCCTGCGCGGGCGGATGAGATGGCTGTCTGGTGGGCCCTGCTGTCCCCGCAAGGCAAGATACTTGCAGAAGGGCTTGCTGGTTGGGCGGATGACGCCCTGTGGCTCGATGTGCATCAGTCGGTGGCCGATGATTTCTTCAAACGCATGAAGATGTATCGGTTGCGGGCCAAGGTCGACATCGCTGATTTGCGGGAGAGCCACTGTGTCGGCTTCTCACCCGATGCCGCGCCCGGCACGATTGCTCACAAGGATCGCCTGGGCCCGGTGCAACTGGGCTGGCGCGTTGTCGCGCCGGCTGAAGCCAGTGCAGGTTGGGTGCAGGACGACACCGCCTATCAGACAACACGCATCGCGGCTGGCATTGCCCACCAGGGCAATGACTTTCCCGCTAACGATACTTTCGCCCACGACATCGGCATGGATCTGGCTGACGGCATCGACTTCTCCAAAGGCTGCTATGTCGGCCAGGAGGTGGTCAGCCGCATGAAACATCGCGGCACCGCTCGCCGTCGGCCGGTGATCGTCTCAGGCGTCCAGGCGCCGAGCGGCACCGCACTTATCAGCGGTGGTCGGGAAGCTGGTACAATCGGCCAGGTCGTCGAGGGCCAGGCAATTGCCATCCTCCGTCTCGACCGCATCACCGATCCTGCTGCTGTTACCGTGTCCGATCAAGCTGTTACGCTCACGCTTCCTGCTTGGGCAACATACAAATTTGGCGAATCGGTAGCCGAAGAGTAG
- a CDS encoding HD family hydrolase has translation MARLSARAWQRMLSGRRLDILDPSPMDVELSDIAHGLARVARWNGQTQGDYPFSVAQHSVLVLELFRAHQPDSDPISQLQALLHDAPEYVMGDIISPFKAAMGGNYKDVENRLLSAIYLRFSLPAAPSATLSRQIKKADREAAYFEALHLAGFAESEARKFFGEPSVPAFDVEQFDRLIRPWPTREAHDRFIASFEAIAI, from the coding sequence ATGGCGCGGCTCAGTGCACGTGCTTGGCAGCGCATGCTGTCTGGCCGTCGTCTCGATATTCTCGATCCCTCGCCCATGGACGTCGAGTTGTCCGACATTGCCCACGGGCTCGCGCGCGTGGCGCGCTGGAACGGCCAGACCCAGGGAGACTACCCCTTCTCGGTCGCCCAACACTCGGTTCTCGTGCTCGAACTCTTCCGGGCCCACCAGCCCGACAGCGACCCCATCTCGCAGCTTCAAGCGCTGCTCCACGACGCCCCGGAATACGTCATGGGCGACATCATCTCGCCGTTCAAGGCCGCCATGGGCGGCAACTACAAGGACGTCGAAAACCGTCTACTATCAGCTATTTACCTGAGGTTCTCCCTCCCAGCGGCACCCAGCGCCACCCTGTCTCGGCAGATCAAAAAGGCCGACCGGGAAGCGGCGTATTTCGAAGCCCTTCATCTGGCCGGCTTCGCCGAATCCGAAGCCCGCAAGTTCTTCGGCGAACCCAGCGTCCCAGCTTTTGACGTCGAGCAATTCGACCGTCTGATCCGCCCCTGGCCCACGCGTGAGGCTCATGACCGGTTCATCGCGAGCTTCGAAGCCATCGCAATTTGA
- a CDS encoding cell wall hydrolase → MAHSHRPASVRPARAVRPGFPFARVLAAGLFTALSYAALTSGVLDPASEQAAVLTAQAEVVEAKLSFAGPDPVITGSVDHLFKAAGFTGPNRAEKTDRIRPQVDVLALSRSFDEARVQLAALRAGPADAPELGQSRIADVAIEGPAANEDGPRMSVASINPTAAAALDAIAGIAPTNPLNENPIPALASEQLAYARANAPQTGAYSEIKPLKVSDKELWCLATAIYFEARGEVYRGQVAVAQVVLNRVKDHRYPNTICGVVFQNQNKRNACQFSFACDGIPETIADRKSWAQAEDIAERFVDGQLYLTEVADATHYHATYVSPAWAPRMEKLTQVGLHVFYKFKRGWLFG, encoded by the coding sequence ATGGCCCATTCCCACCGGCCGGCGTCCGTGCGCCCGGCTAGAGCGGTTCGACCAGGATTTCCCTTCGCCAGAGTGCTGGCCGCGGGGCTATTCACTGCCCTGAGCTATGCGGCCCTGACCAGCGGGGTGCTCGATCCCGCTTCCGAACAGGCCGCTGTGCTGACCGCCCAGGCTGAGGTGGTCGAAGCTAAGCTCTCCTTTGCGGGCCCTGATCCCGTGATTACGGGGTCCGTTGATCATCTGTTCAAGGCAGCTGGATTCACCGGTCCGAACCGGGCCGAGAAGACAGATCGCATCCGCCCGCAGGTAGACGTCTTGGCACTTTCCCGCAGCTTCGACGAAGCGCGAGTGCAACTCGCCGCATTGCGCGCTGGACCTGCAGACGCACCGGAACTGGGGCAGTCTCGCATCGCCGATGTTGCCATTGAGGGACCCGCCGCCAACGAGGATGGGCCGCGGATGTCGGTTGCCAGCATCAATCCGACGGCAGCGGCAGCCCTCGACGCTATTGCCGGCATCGCGCCGACAAACCCGCTTAACGAGAATCCCATCCCGGCGCTGGCTTCCGAGCAATTGGCCTATGCACGCGCCAATGCGCCGCAAACCGGCGCTTACTCGGAGATCAAGCCGCTCAAGGTGTCCGACAAGGAGCTTTGGTGCCTGGCGACGGCGATTTATTTCGAAGCACGTGGCGAGGTTTATCGCGGGCAGGTTGCAGTGGCGCAGGTTGTGCTCAACCGCGTCAAGGACCACCGCTATCCAAACACCATCTGCGGCGTCGTTTTCCAGAACCAGAACAAGCGCAACGCTTGCCAGTTCTCCTTTGCCTGCGATGGCATTCCGGAGACGATCGCCGACCGCAAGTCCTGGGCTCAAGCGGAGGACATCGCGGAGCGCTTTGTTGATGGTCAGCTCTATCTAACCGAAGTGGCCGACGCGACGCACTACCATGCCACCTATGTCAGCCCGGCATGGGCCCCCCGCATGGAGAAGCTCACCCAAGTCGGGCTGCACGTCTTCTATAAGTTCAAGCGTGGCTGGCTCTTTGGCTAG
- a CDS encoding putative PEP-binding protein: MSLAQEMFAIAPAVGKANLSASQLKLLAGKARWIFRVGEAGFPTIATIALTRAAWEGLQAERSRKDAKLRSHWIACLYKLVGKSAKAPLLVVRTSAGNHNGGLMPAKLGIPAPANSEDSVDPSRPLAKAIKNAFESYGFGSTWGGARQDEDRAKQIVLVQVMAEGEIEQFMTRSAHTGALGPAPVDGAPLPGLPETAGALVALLDAKAGRHMCCTVAISKGEAQFVSARPAQVSPAAELEAAVDRVRRTVWTAQNAVSRVDPARLAQLLHPRLSEVGAAAPIAVGLGVSPGAASGIVVFTPEDAARQRARGKHCILVVNETGPADIDGMKAATGILTARGGMSSHAGVIARITGKPCVAGVRTLSVNAGEMVCRIGDREFRMGDRLTIDGSDGSVYADALPLAQPHIGGAIGTLLGWSDASRSVDVRTNVETVESAQTALSFGAEGIGLARSEHMFFSPERMVALRRVILSEDEEDRSRAINGLVDYQTGDYAALFSTMKGLPVTVRLFDPPLHEFLPRTDEEIEETAASLGLAVRALRLRLERIAEINPMLGHRGVRLAITYPEILQMQMQAVMAGARAASEGLTTPVEVEVMVPFVSTASEVAWVRNRVDAVVENSGLTRSGRVNFSFGTMIELPRACLRAGEIANLVDFFSFGTNDLTQTTFGISRDDAPTFLAAYQRKNIYERDPFVTIDEKGVGEMIAIAIERGRATKPNLKIGICGEHAGDPASLRFFAGLGVDYVSCSPYRVPVARLTLAQMAA; this comes from the coding sequence GTGAGTTTGGCGCAAGAAATGTTCGCGATTGCCCCGGCGGTGGGGAAGGCGAACCTATCAGCCAGCCAGCTCAAGCTTTTGGCGGGCAAGGCCAGGTGGATATTCCGAGTGGGCGAGGCGGGTTTCCCCACCATTGCGACCATCGCGCTGACCCGAGCCGCATGGGAGGGTTTGCAGGCGGAGCGCAGTCGCAAGGATGCCAAGCTCCGCAGCCACTGGATCGCTTGCCTCTATAAACTCGTCGGGAAAAGCGCCAAGGCGCCTCTGCTCGTGGTGCGAACCTCCGCTGGCAATCACAATGGCGGCTTGATGCCGGCCAAACTCGGCATCCCGGCACCGGCAAATTCGGAGGACTCCGTCGACCCCTCGCGACCATTGGCCAAGGCCATCAAGAACGCGTTCGAGAGCTACGGCTTTGGAAGCACCTGGGGTGGCGCGCGCCAGGATGAAGATCGCGCCAAGCAGATCGTGCTGGTGCAGGTAATGGCCGAAGGCGAGATCGAGCAGTTCATGACGCGCAGCGCGCATACCGGAGCGTTGGGGCCAGCGCCGGTCGACGGTGCTCCGCTCCCAGGGCTGCCGGAGACGGCGGGTGCCCTCGTGGCTCTTCTTGATGCCAAGGCCGGTCGGCACATGTGCTGTACAGTTGCGATCAGCAAAGGGGAGGCGCAGTTTGTTTCCGCCCGCCCTGCTCAGGTCTCTCCCGCCGCCGAACTCGAAGCCGCCGTGGATCGGGTGCGACGCACTGTCTGGACGGCGCAGAACGCGGTTTCGCGAGTCGACCCCGCGCGCCTCGCGCAGTTGCTTCATCCGCGGCTTAGCGAAGTGGGCGCTGCCGCGCCCATTGCTGTCGGCCTGGGGGTGTCGCCTGGCGCGGCAAGCGGCATTGTTGTCTTCACGCCCGAAGATGCGGCGCGGCAGCGCGCCCGGGGCAAGCACTGTATCTTGGTGGTCAATGAGACAGGGCCTGCCGACATTGACGGCATGAAGGCGGCCACAGGCATTCTTACCGCTCGCGGCGGCATGTCGAGCCATGCGGGGGTTATCGCCAGGATTACGGGCAAGCCTTGCGTTGCAGGGGTGCGGACGCTCTCAGTCAACGCGGGAGAAATGGTCTGCCGCATTGGTGATCGTGAGTTTCGCATGGGTGACCGGCTGACCATAGATGGCAGCGATGGTTCGGTTTATGCCGACGCCTTGCCCCTGGCGCAGCCGCATATCGGGGGCGCAATCGGAACCCTCTTGGGCTGGTCGGATGCGAGCCGAAGTGTCGACGTCCGCACCAATGTGGAGACGGTCGAGTCCGCGCAGACGGCCCTCAGTTTTGGTGCCGAGGGTATCGGTCTGGCGCGCTCCGAACACATGTTTTTCTCGCCCGAGCGCATGGTGGCGCTGCGCCGGGTCATCCTCAGCGAAGACGAGGAGGACCGCAGCCGCGCTATCAATGGCTTGGTTGATTACCAAACCGGCGATTACGCTGCGCTCTTTTCGACCATGAAGGGTTTGCCGGTTACAGTGCGGTTGTTCGACCCGCCGTTACACGAGTTTCTGCCTCGGACAGACGAGGAAATTGAGGAGACCGCAGCCTCTCTGGGCCTTGCGGTACGTGCGCTACGCCTGCGACTGGAGCGGATTGCCGAGATCAACCCGATGCTTGGACATCGCGGCGTACGGCTGGCAATCACCTATCCAGAAATTCTGCAGATGCAGATGCAGGCGGTGATGGCTGGGGCACGCGCTGCCAGCGAGGGTCTGACGACCCCGGTAGAAGTGGAAGTCATGGTCCCCTTCGTTTCCACGGCCAGCGAAGTGGCCTGGGTTCGCAACCGGGTGGATGCGGTCGTTGAAAATTCGGGTTTGACGCGCTCGGGACGCGTCAACTTCTCCTTCGGCACCATGATCGAGCTGCCGCGCGCGTGCCTGCGCGCCGGGGAAATAGCTAATCTGGTGGATTTTTTCTCCTTCGGCACTAATGATTTAACCCAAACGACCTTTGGTATTTCGCGAGACGATGCGCCCACGTTCCTGGCCGCCTATCAGCGCAAAAACATCTATGAGCGTGATCCGTTCGTTACCATTGACGAGAAAGGTGTGGGCGAGATGATCGCCATCGCCATTGAGCGGGGCAGGGCCACCAAGCCTAACCTTAAGATTGGTATCTGCGGCGAGCACGCCGGCGACCCTGCGTCACTTCGGTTCTTTGCGGGATTGGGCGTCGACTATGTCAGTTGCTCCCCGTATCGTGTGCCGGTGGCAAGGCTGACCCTGGCCCAGATGGCCGCTTAA
- the ispH gene encoding 4-hydroxy-3-methylbut-2-enyl diphosphate reductase, producing the protein MEKRPHLDILLCAPRGFCAGVDRAIQIVELALEKYGAPVYVRHAIVHNKYVVDGLRDKGAIFVEELSEIPETDAPVVFSAHGVPKSVPADARSRNMFFLDATCPLVSKVHVEAQRHHAEGHEIVLIGHKGHPEVVGTMGQLPPDAITLIETVADAQSFTPRDPNTLAFVTQTTLSVDDTREIVAALKARFPAINGPHKEDICYATTNRQEAIKAVAPEVDAMIVVGSPNSSNSLRLVEVAERSGCKVSMLVDRAAEIDWTRLEGIRSLGVSAGASAPEQLVDEVIEAFAQRYDIKVEARVTAKENIAFNIPRELRTIEAAIAR; encoded by the coding sequence ATGGAAAAGCGGCCACATCTAGACATTCTGCTATGCGCCCCGCGCGGATTCTGCGCTGGCGTCGATCGAGCGATCCAGATCGTCGAGCTTGCACTCGAGAAATACGGCGCGCCGGTCTATGTGCGGCACGCCATCGTTCACAACAAATATGTGGTGGATGGGCTCCGGGACAAAGGCGCTATTTTTGTCGAGGAGCTGAGCGAAATCCCCGAAACGGATGCTCCCGTGGTCTTCTCGGCGCACGGCGTACCCAAGTCCGTGCCGGCGGACGCGCGCAGTCGCAACATGTTTTTTCTCGACGCCACCTGTCCACTGGTCAGCAAGGTGCATGTGGAAGCGCAGCGTCATCATGCCGAAGGGCATGAGATCGTGCTGATCGGCCACAAGGGCCACCCCGAGGTGGTAGGTACAATGGGGCAATTGCCCCCCGATGCTATCACCTTGATCGAGACTGTCGCGGACGCGCAGTCTTTTACGCCCCGCGACCCGAACACCTTGGCGTTTGTGACCCAGACGACGCTCTCGGTCGATGACACCCGGGAAATCGTCGCCGCACTCAAGGCGCGCTTTCCCGCAATCAATGGGCCACACAAGGAAGACATCTGCTACGCGACCACGAACCGACAGGAGGCCATCAAGGCCGTGGCGCCAGAGGTCGATGCGATGATCGTGGTGGGCTCTCCGAACTCCTCCAACTCGCTGCGCTTGGTCGAAGTGGCGGAACGCTCTGGCTGCAAGGTGTCGATGCTGGTCGATCGCGCAGCCGAAATCGACTGGACGCGCCTAGAGGGTATTCGCTCGCTCGGCGTGTCGGCCGGCGCCTCCGCTCCGGAGCAATTGGTTGACGAGGTCATCGAAGCTTTCGCGCAGCGCTACGACATCAAGGTCGAGGCACGCGTCACCGCCAAGGAAAATATTGCCTTCAACATACCGCGTGAGTTGCGGACCATTGAAGCCGCCATTGCACGATGA